A DNA window from Deinococcus malanensis contains the following coding sequences:
- a CDS encoding type IV pilin protein: protein MRTQGFTLVEVLIVIGIIGVLMGLAMPTYLGWLAASEAQQAATTLAQEIQRVRTDVKRATLSTTGAQPQASLTTTANSTSFTAAGRTVSLSNARIQTARTLTFEAPYGTLVLPTGTSLPLTITVSSSRNATKTRTVRVISLLGKVVVQ from the coding sequence GTGAGGACCCAGGGTTTCACCCTCGTGGAAGTGCTGATCGTGATCGGCATCATCGGTGTGCTGATGGGTCTGGCCATGCCCACCTACCTCGGGTGGCTGGCCGCCAGTGAAGCGCAACAGGCCGCCACGACCCTCGCCCAGGAGATCCAGCGGGTGCGCACGGACGTCAAACGCGCCACGCTGTCCACCACTGGCGCCCAGCCGCAGGCCAGCCTCACCACCACCGCGAACAGCACGTCCTTCACCGCTGCCGGACGCACCGTGTCCCTGAGCAACGCCCGCATTCAGACCGCGCGAACCCTGACCTTCGAAGCGCCTTACGGGACCCTGGTGCTGCCCACCGGGACGTCCTTGCCCCTCACCATCACCGTCTCCTCCTCCCGCAACGCCACCAAAACCCGGACCGTTCGCGTGATCAGCCTGCTCGGCAAGGTGGTCGTGCAATGA
- a CDS encoding PulJ/GspJ family protein produces MNRDGFTLVELLVGMAILGILMALILNLQSTTIQYSTQQTSNAQRLQAINDVAGYVGAQVRAAQNVPDGLTINGSTCSRAGTVPCLAVILPVVETSAPTGCTRLPGTVIDWRLHAYRYIPRASIAATDRTPLPGLDSTAYGLQEIRVASGAVLLDSNADGCWDRVDTPPTTYSGTVSTGLLADNLILPATGTAAFEYTAATRVVTLRLRSVSQMSSGTTQYTPQSAPYVMSVFARNVN; encoded by the coding sequence ATGAACCGCGACGGCTTCACCCTGGTGGAACTGCTGGTCGGGATGGCCATCCTCGGCATTCTGATGGCGCTGATCCTGAACCTGCAGAGCACCACCATCCAGTACTCCACGCAGCAGACCAGCAATGCGCAACGCCTGCAGGCGATCAATGATGTGGCGGGGTACGTGGGCGCGCAGGTCCGCGCGGCACAGAACGTCCCGGACGGTCTCACCATCAACGGCAGCACCTGCTCTCGTGCAGGCACTGTGCCCTGCCTCGCGGTCATTCTGCCAGTCGTGGAAACCAGCGCTCCCACCGGCTGCACCCGCCTGCCGGGCACCGTGATCGACTGGCGCCTCCACGCGTACCGCTACATCCCACGCGCCAGTATTGCCGCCACCGACCGCACCCCGCTACCTGGCCTGGACAGCACCGCGTACGGCCTGCAGGAGATCCGGGTCGCGTCCGGTGCCGTACTACTGGACTCGAACGCGGACGGGTGCTGGGACCGCGTGGATACACCCCCGACCACCTACTCCGGGACGGTCTCGACCGGCCTGCTGGCCGACAACCTGATCCTGCCAGCAACCGGAACCGCCGCGTTCGAGTACACCGCCGCCACCCGCGTGGTGACCCTCCGGCTGCGGAGCGTGTCTCAGATGAGCAGTGGCACCACCCAGTACACCCCTCAAAGCGCGCCGTACGTCATGTCCGTCTTTGCCCGGAATGTGAACTGA
- a CDS encoding PulJ/GspJ family protein → MKEQGFTLIEILVALAIFSIVVAAIITMLPGLATTNSRTRDDQRVLLAAQGYFEQVRGELRNNFDSTLSTVTVPGVGSGLSCTTTTPVDLETLNGQSALKRVKLSCTINGKTHNFSLDIARTS, encoded by the coding sequence ATGAAAGAGCAGGGCTTCACCCTCATCGAGATTCTCGTCGCGCTGGCCATCTTCAGCATCGTGGTGGCCGCCATCATCACCATGCTGCCCGGCCTGGCCACCACCAACAGCCGCACCCGGGATGATCAGCGGGTCCTGCTCGCCGCCCAGGGGTATTTCGAGCAGGTGCGTGGGGAACTGCGCAACAACTTCGACAGCACCCTCTCCACCGTCACGGTGCCCGGCGTGGGAAGCGGACTGAGCTGCACCACCACGACTCCAGTGGACCTGGAAACGCTGAATGGTCAGTCCGCCCTGAAACGCGTCAAACTCAGCTGCACGATCAATGGCAAGACCCACAACTTCTCCCTCGACATCGCGAGGACGTCATGA